The Salicibibacter halophilus DNA window TCAGGAAGAATGCCAACCATAGCCAAAGCAATGTTGTCCAACATGCCTGATTCATTCATGACCCCGAGAAAGACACCGGCGGCAAGAATAACAGCGGCCATCATCAAGGCAGCAGGCGCGTGCGCGCGCACGCGGCCCATTTGATCGCTAACATTTGGATAGTTAATCGGCAAAGCAATTGCTACACCGAGCATAAACGCAAATTCCGGAGGGACAATATCCAAAAGCATGAGACCTACGACCGCAACGGTCAACGCGAGATTGATCCAAATCATTGCCGGGTGCTTAACCGGTTTTTCCTCAGCTTCTTCTGCTTCCTCTACTTTTCTTCTGGAAAAGTCATCCGCAATCGCTCTGACATCCACATTGTCGTTCCGCTCAATTTCCCCATTTTCCACACGCTTTGCAATCCGTTTCTTTTCCCGGAAGCCCAGAAAGCATGCAAACCCAATGGCAAGGATTAAACCAACGATTTGCAGAGGGATCAATGGATACCACAATTGATTGAGGTCAGCATCAAGAACGGAAGCCGTTCGGGCCATCGGCCCTCCCCAAGGAACCATATTCATGATGGCTGCACTTAACGAGACAATCAAGAGCAGTAAATACTTGCTCATATTGAGTTCTTTATATAAGGGCAGTAACGCCGGAATCGTCAAGAGAAACGTCGTAGCACCGGCTCCATCCAAGTGTGCAAATACAGCAATCACCGCCGTGCCCATCGCCACAATGACGACGTTCCCTTTTGTAAGGAGAATCATTCCCCGCACAAGCGGGTTAAATAACCCACTATCCTGCATGATCCCGAAGAAAATAATCGCGAAAATAAACATAATGACAACGCTCATCACTTGGTCGGCACCGGAAGCAAAGAATTCCTGCAATTCCTCAAACCCGAATCCAAGAAGTAATGCACCAATAACCGGAATGAGCGTCATTCCTACGATTGGGTTAACCTTTCCCCAAATAAGCAACCCGACAATCGCGATAATAATCAATAAACCCATGATTGCCAGTGCAACTGAAAAATCCTGCTCCATTTCTCATTCACTCCCTCAATAAATGACTTTAGAAACATCCTGCAAGCGGATACATTTCCTATTTAAAAAAAGCGCTCATGGAATCTTTTCGATATATAATAGATGAGAGCCCACTTAATACGTCTAAATCTAGCATATCTACCTTCAAAAAAGAAAGGTTCTTTTCAAAAGCGATATAATGTTTATTCTGTTGATTTTGTTCATTTTGTTCAAAAAAACACACCTCCCAACATACGGTGTGCATTGCATTTATTGAGAAAAAATATAACGGCGTTCCGGTCTGCCTACATCTCCATACTTAAGCTCGGTTTTTGCCGCATTGGTCTATACCAGGTATTCGAGATAGCGTCTGGCCGTTGACCGACTTGCTCCTATCTTTTCCCCCAAAGTTGAAGCTGTTATCCCTTGATCTTTCGTTTTCGCCAGTATACCTTTAATGGTATTTAACGTGATTTCATCGATGCCTTTCGGCAATTCATGCTTGGGAGATCCGGGTGTCTGTTGGGCTTCGGAAGCTCCCATTAAACGATCGATCTCCGCTTGATCCATTTCCTCTTTATCGGTAAGCATCCTTCGCTGCCGGTCATATCGCTCAAACGTCCAGGCAAATCGTTCAAACTCGATGGGTTTCACGATATAATCGAAGGCTCCGCCCCGTAATGCTTCCTCTATGGTGGACACTTCCTTGGCCGCGGTCATCATGATCACATCGACTTCATGATAATGATTGCGGATGGCCCATAATAATTCCAGCCCTTCCACATCCGGAATGTATACATCAAGCAAAATAAGATCGGGCGATGATTGGGCGTTGTTTAGTTGCTCCATCATCTCTTCACCGGTTTTTGCCACTCCAAATACCGTGAATTTTTCCATTTTCTCTATAAATTTCCGGTTTATTTCGGCTACCCGGAAATCATCTTCGACGATGAGTACTGTATACGTATCTTTCATTCTACCTCCAACCTCTGTTTAGGTATGGTGACGACGAAACAAGCTCCTCCGAGGTCGCTTTCCTCCAAGAAAATTGACCCGCCTACTTCAGCTATCATCTGGCTGCTTAGAGCAAGTCCAATCCCTCTATGTGCTCCTTCTTTTGTTGAATAGCCTTGCTTGAAAACTTTTTCGCTTTGTTCCGGCGGAATGCCATGGCCCGAATCTTCAATTTCAAATACGAGATCATCTCCCAAATCCGTGAAGAAAACGCTCACCTGGGGATGGGGCATCTGACTCTTTTTTAACGCTTCCAATGCATTTTCCAGCAAATTTCCCAATACCGTTACAAGGACCTCTTTCTTCTGTTTGGATATCGAATACGTTAATTTACTATCCGGATCGAAGGTCATCTCGATGCCCAGTTCATTCGCTTGATTCAGTTTGCCAAGCAACACGGCACTAATCATCGGATCGGGCACTTTTCGAGTCAAGAATTGGATCCATTCTTGTTGCTCGTGACTTTCTTGTTGAATTAACGCGATCGCTTCTTCTTTTTGATCCAGTTGCAACAGCCCTGAAATGGTATACAATTTATTCGAGAATTCATGAGTCTGGGCCCGAAGCGCTTCGGCATACTGTTTGATTCTCCTCAATTCCTTTGATAACCGTTCAATTTCAGTCTTGTTACGAAAAGAAGAGACGGCTCCAATGATCTTATCCTCATGAAAGATCGGAATGCGGTTAACATAAACGCTATGATTCCCGATCAGCATTTCCTGGTCGTATTGGCTTTCCCCGCTATCGATCACTTCCGGCAGCTTCGTATCCGGGAGAACATCCGTAATATGTTTTCCACTATACGACTCTGTCTGTGTATTGTCTGACCAAAACAGCCGTTGCGCGGTTTGATTCATTACCGTGATCATCCCTTTGTGGTTGACGCCAATAATTCCTTCATGGGTCGATTGGAGGATCGTTTCTTTTTGCAAGAACAAATGGGAAATCTCTTCGGGTTCCAAGTCAAACAGCTTTTTTTTAATATAATGCGCGACCATCACCGCCCCCAAAACTCCCAAGGCAATGGTGATTAATAAAACAAACCATAATTCTCTCGTATAATTTGCAATAATGCTTTGAATGTCGTCCACCAAAAAACCGACGGAAACCACGCCGACAATTTCTCCATCGTCTGAATAAACAGGAACTTTCCCCCGCATGGACGACCCCAATGATCCTACAGCTCTGGAAACGTAGGATTCTCCATGAATCAACGCGCGCTCATTATCTTCCCCAACCATGGTTTCCCCGATTCGGTCCGGAAGCGGATGGGAATACCGAATCTCATCCGTATTCCCGACAACGATGAATTCCGCCCCGGTATCTTCTCTGATGGGTTCTACAATCGGTTGAATGGCCGAAGCAGGATTTTCTTCATCAAAGGCTTCCTGCAGTTCCGGTATATGCGCGACACTTTGAGCCACATTTAGTACCCGTTCTCCCATTTGGTCTTCCAGTGAGTCGGTGAAAAAATAATGCACAAAAAGACCTACGATCGCAAACATTCCAACAATCAATGTGCATATAAGCAAGATCATTTTTACTTTTAAATTGATCTTAACATGTGGTTTAGCAAGATTCCTTTTTATATGTTTGCTTTTTAGGTTGTCCATACCAATGGGAGCTCCTTCTCATGAATTCACCATTTCACTAAAGCGGATTATACATGAACCGGGCAAGAGATAGGAAGTTCAGGTTTTATTTCTGGTATAATAAAAAATAAAGGCTGAAAGGAGATTGATGCCATGTCAAATCCTGTTAACCGTTACACTTATCGTGATTATTTACAATGGGATGATGGGGAGCGTTGGGAGCTGATCAACGGGGTGCCGTATAACATGTCACCTGCGCCGTCAAGAATTCATCAAAAAGTTCTTGGAGAGATATTTGGTGAATTCAGAGACTATTTGAAAGATAAGTCATGTGAGGTTTATTTGGCACCCTTTGACGTACGGTTCCCTTCGAATGATCAGGCAGACGACACCGACAACGTCGTACAACCGGACATTTCAATTATTTGCGATCCTGACAAATTGGACGACAAAGGCTGCAACGGCAACCCGGATTTGATCGTGGAAGTATTGTCTCCGTCAACCGCCAAGCACGACCGACTTCGTAAATTTGAGCTGTATGAAGAAAATGGGGTACAGGAATATTGGATCGTGGATATAAGCAATGAAACCGTCGAAGTGCTTTCGTTAAATCATGGACAATATGAAAGAGAAAACGTGTATGGAAATGAGGATGAGATAACGACAAATTTGTTTGATTCTTTTTCATTGGATTTAGGGACGGTGTTTACATGAACGAATGCTACCGAGCAAAGGTAAAAGTGATACCACGTTTCGGGTATCACTTTTCCTCCATCAGCCTTGCACCGCTTGAATATCCTCTGCAATAGGTTCGGTATCCGTTTCCATTCCGTCGTATTGGCGAATAACCTGGCCATTCGGATCGACCAAATAAAACTGGGTGGAATGAATGATGTCATTTCCATCCGGATCGTTTTCCACGACGCTTGCGAATGAATTTTGCGCGATTGCTTCAATGTCTTCCTGTTCATAGCCGGTGAGAAAATGCCAGCCCGCAAAATCGGCGTTGTAGTTTTCCCCATAGGAGCGTAGTGTATCGGGATTATCAAAATCCGGATCGACAGTAAAAGACACGAGTGTGGTGTCGAGGTCTTCGTCTTCAAGGTCTGCCTGTAAGCTCGACATGTTCGGCGTCATGACGTTGCAGACGGTTGGGCAGCGGCTAAATACCATGCTGGCCACCCAGTAATCCCCTTCCAGATCTTCATTGGTTACCGTTTCTTCATCCTGATTCGTAAAAGAAAAGTCGTCCACGTACAACTCTGATTCTGATAGATCGGTGCCGTTCTCTGCACCCGTTTCGTATAGCCAAGCACAGCCGCTGCAAAACAATAACAATGTTCCAAAAGCAACTGCTGTTTTTTTTATCATTTGGGCTTCTTCCTCCTAACGGTCTCCCATTTTCACATTTTCGGGAATGTCACTGATCGACGGCTCCCCGCTGTCTTGGTGGCTATCTTTTTGCAGCCATTGTTTAAACGTTATGCCGATCGCGGTCCCATATACGATTTCCTGGACGACCTTCATCAAAATACCGGCGAGCTGTTGGTCACTGTACGCATCCAGGCTTCCCAGGAAACCCATGCCTCCAAACATTGATGAGGAGACACTTGCATTTGCCGGTAAACAATACGCCATGACGCTTGCCCAATATTGCATATCCGTGTACGTATCATAAAGCGGGTAACCCGAAAAAATAATCAGGGCACACGCGGGTGTAATTAAAATACCGTTTCCGAAAATATACAGAATCCGCCGGAAATCATGAAGATATTGTTCTTTCGGCAATGGAGCAATTATATGCCACCACATCATCCACGCGGCGATAAACATAGCGATTTCATACAAGCTATGAACACCCGGACGTAACATTAAAAAATCAAATACGACCGGAATATGATAAAACGAAAAGAGTGCATTAAACATAATCAACCCGACAATCGGGTGAAACATGAAGTTTCTGGCCATTCGCGCGTAATTTCCGAATCCCTCATAGGCCGCACTTAAAAACCATTTCGGCAGCGCGATGATCATGAGCGGCACGGAAAAGAAATAGGCACACACCATTTGCAGCATATGGAGCGTGATGGTCATATGGCCTGTACTATATAAAGGACTCCCCCATCCCAAGTATAGGAATAGAAGTGCTAATCCAAACATAAAGTCATGTTTTAACTGCGGCTTGGTCCCACCTTCAAAACGCACATACCACTTACGCGTCAAAAGGACATACAGGATTGCCACAACGGCTAAAACGACGATTAGTTCAGGAGTCCATAACGCTCGAAACGTCAATTGGTCGAACAAATCTTCCATCCCGAAGACCTCCTAAGTATCGTTCCGATTACATGTTACCACAGATAAGGGGGCTGATGTCTGAACAAGATGTTACAAATTTCAAGATAATCCTCGCATAACTCCCATCCTATCATAAGCTATTGTTTCCATATACAATGGCTGCATACAAAGTTATAATAAAGACGACTGCCAAAATTTCTATGTCTTCTCAGGAGGTCTTTTCAATATGGAAGTATACGAGTTAACCAAGGAACATGCCGACGAGCATATTCACAAAACAGCTGATCTCCTTATGGGACAAATGGAATCCATCGGCGGGCCCAACGCTTATGAAAATATGGTCACCGTCATCCGTGCGTCCATGGATGAGGGCTCTCATGCGTATACGTTTGTTGCTCAAGACAGCGAAAGGATTCTCGGAGCGGCGTTTCTTAATGTGCAAAAAAGCTTAATGAAAGGCGGCAATTTTATCTGGTTGAACGATCTGTTTGTACATGTCGAACACCGAAATCAAGGCATCGCGAAAAAATTGCTTTTATATGTCGTTCATTGGGCCGAACAACATGATATGAAAGGCATTGAATTGGAAACAGGGGTGAACAACCAAGCGACAAAAGCACTGTACAATTCCCTCGGTTTTTACGACGTCGTTTCCAAACGATATGGATTTCAATTTTAAGTGAGCGATGCCGATCAAAAGAGGCTTCCCGGTTAATCGGGAAGCCTCTTTTATGGATAGGCCAATGCCACCCTGGGTTCGGACATTTTTCGGGATTTCCTAAGCTCGGACAGTTAGCGCGTTTTTATCCAGGATTTTGTCCGTATTTTTGAAGCAACCGCTGGTACCAACAAGTATTCCCGAATGGTTAACAAAACGAGTCTTTCGATTTAGGCACCGATAAACCGAACAACGGTCTTAGAAAAAGGGCTAAAAATGTTCCTGAAAGGGCCATGATGCCCCAAATATAGCCATGAGCGCTGAAGGAAGCAATGCCGCTGAAATAGGCACCGATATTGCAGCCAAACGCAAGACGAGCGCCATAGCCCATTAACAAGCCGCCAATTACGGAAGCGAAAGCATTTTTTAGCCTAATTTGCGTAAACTTAAACAGGCCTCCGGCGGCTGAAGCGATAAAAGCACCGAGAATAACGCCAAAATTTAACACCGTCGTTGTGTCTGCGAAGATAGAAGCGTTGAGCGCCGCTTCATCGCCTCGCCAAAAGCCCCAACTTGCCACGTTGAAACCAATGGCGTCCGCAACTTGGGATCCCCAGAGGGTTAACGCGTATGTGACCCCCATGGGCTCTCACTCGTCATTAACGTCACCGCGTTGAGAACCGCCAAGACAATCGCAGCGGCAAACAATGGCCACGACCCGCGAAAGATTCTTTTCCACCCAATGGCAGAAGGTTTCGGCGCTTCTTTCGGCGGGTTCTTTTTCTTTTCAATGAATTTCGTCAGCCAAGCAATCCCGCCAAAGATTGCCAAAGACACTACGAGCGCGCCGCCGTACCCGAGTCCGGTAGATGTAGCCAGCGAGAACGGTTCAGCGGCCGGCATGTCTTCCATCCAAAAATCAAAATGCGCGGCACCGATCGTGGATCCTATGATGAAAAAGATCAACGTGATAAACATGACCGAACGGCCGCCGCCAACGGCATAAAGCGTTCCGGACGCACAGCCGCCCCCCAGTTGCATACCGATACCGAATATAAACGCACCAACAATCAAGCTTACGCCGATCGGGGAAATATTCCCTGCCGCATCCCCGCCAAAAAACGTATATCCGGTGGCAAGGATAGGCGCGAATAATAAGCAGGCAACCGCGAGCATTAACATGTGCGCCCGTAACGATTGGCCATTTCCAACGGAGGCCAGTCGCCTAAAAGCAGAAGTAAAACCAAAACGTGCATGGAAAAGTGTATATCCCAAACCAACTCCGATGATTAGGAGTAAAGGTTGAACAATGTTCTGGGTAACGAGAAGAAAAATGGCTAATGCCAGCGTAACAACAAGTGCGCCGAGTACCAATTTGTTTTGCGGCGGTTGAAGCGCTGGCGATGATTCTTTTTTAACAACCGACTGTTGTTCATTGATAGGCTGCGCATAAGTCGACATTTATTAAACCTCTTTTTCCTATTATTTTTATCAGGATTTATGATATATATTTTCTTCATAAATGTCAACTGGCACATTTAGGATCGAGCGCTTCGGCTCGATCCTCTCCCTTGGATGCATGACAAAAATGCATTACATATCAACTGTGAACGAAGCAGATGGTTTAGTCGGGGATTTGTCATCATCCATCTCGGCGACCGTGACCTGAATCTCCCCCTCGTAACTGCTTCCTTCTGTCAAATACATGGACGGGATCTCTTCATTGAACGTTGTTTCCTCGCCCGGTTCCAATGTCAAGTCGCCTATGACTTGATTGTACATCATCTCTTGGGAGGAACGGTATACCGTTTCTTCCGGCTTCCCTTCTTCAAACAACCTTATTTCGATCCGTTGGCTCGTATTGAACCGAAGTTCCACCGGCTCATCCCCGCCATTGCCAAGGGTTGATTCAACTTGAATGCCTCCATCCGTTTCCGAAGCATCTGCCTGCATGTAAAGGCCTTCTTCCATCATCTCTTCCCCTTCCCCTTGAGATTGTTCTTCTTGTTGACAACCAATGACGAACAACAATGCCACAAACGCAAGTACAACTTTCATCTTTTACGGGCAAGGGATACCGGTTAAATCTTTTATTTCGTGAAAGATGGTTCGTTGTTTGCAACCGTAATATCCTTGCCTCCCTCCTTTCATAGTAGGCAGATCGTGAAAAGAAGTGAAACTGTTGGCTACCCAAAACAGGGGGGCATTTTTCAGTCATCTTTTCGAAACGAACCGACAATATCAGATGTTGGCACAATATTCGTGAACGCATTAGGATCTGTTGCTTCCGTCACTTGCCGCAAAACATACAGTTCATAACGGGTGATTGTGATCATTAATACTTCTTTTTCAGACTCATCATATCCGCCTTTTGCCGGCATACGTGTAATCCCTCGTGTGACATGGGAATGTATGGCTTCCCTCAATTCATCCGCTTGCTTCGTAACTATGAAAGCTGTGCATTTGACGTGTCTCGTATGTACCATATCGATGATTCTAGACGTTGCATAGATGGAAACGAGCGTAAACAATGCCTGTTCCCAATCGTAGGCAAAACCCGCGGCTGCAA harbors:
- a CDS encoding SCO family protein; its protein translation is MIKKTAVAFGTLLLFCSGCAWLYETGAENGTDLSESELYVDDFSFTNQDEETVTNEDLEGDYWVASMVFSRCPTVCNVMTPNMSSLQADLEDEDLDTTLVSFTVDPDFDNPDTLRSYGENYNADFAGWHFLTGYEQEDIEAIAQNSFASVVENDPDGNDIIHSTQFYLVDPNGQVIRQYDGMETDTEPIAEDIQAVQG
- a CDS encoding GNAT family N-acetyltransferase gives rise to the protein MEVYELTKEHADEHIHKTADLLMGQMESIGGPNAYENMVTVIRASMDEGSHAYTFVAQDSERILGAAFLNVQKSLMKGGNFIWLNDLFVHVEHRNQGIAKKLLLYVVHWAEQHDMKGIELETGVNNQATKALYNSLGFYDVVSKRYGFQF
- a CDS encoding Uma2 family endonuclease, with translation MSNPVNRYTYRDYLQWDDGERWELINGVPYNMSPAPSRIHQKVLGEIFGEFRDYLKDKSCEVYLAPFDVRFPSNDQADDTDNVVQPDISIICDPDKLDDKGCNGNPDLIVEVLSPSTAKHDRLRKFELYEENGVQEYWIVDISNETVEVLSLNHGQYERENVYGNEDEITTNLFDSFSLDLGTVFT
- a CDS encoding response regulator, whose amino-acid sequence is MKDTYTVLIVEDDFRVAEINRKFIEKMEKFTVFGVAKTGEEMMEQLNNAQSSPDLILLDVYIPDVEGLELLWAIRNHYHEVDVIMMTAAKEVSTIEEALRGGAFDYIVKPIEFERFAWTFERYDRQRRMLTDKEEMDQAEIDRLMGASEAQQTPGSPKHELPKGIDEITLNTIKGILAKTKDQGITASTLGEKIGASRSTARRYLEYLV
- a CDS encoding CitMHS family transporter gives rise to the protein MEQDFSVALAIMGLLIIIAIVGLLIWGKVNPIVGMTLIPVIGALLLGFGFEELQEFFASGADQVMSVVIMFIFAIIFFGIMQDSGLFNPLVRGMILLTKGNVVIVAMGTAVIAVFAHLDGAGATTFLLTIPALLPLYKELNMSKYLLLLIVSLSAAIMNMVPWGGPMARTASVLDADLNQLWYPLIPLQIVGLILAIGFACFLGFREKKRIAKRVENGEIERNDNVDVRAIADDFSRRKVEEAEEAEEKPVKHPAMIWINLALTVAVVGLMLLDIVPPEFAFMLGVAIALPINYPNVSDQMGRVRAHAPAALMMAAVILAAGVFLGVMNESGMLDNIALAMVGILPDTVGPYIHVIVGILGVPMDLLTSTDAYYFGVLPIVEATASEFGVPAASTAYAMIIGNVIGTFVSPFAPAVWLAIGLAGANMGTHIKYSFFWIWGFSIVMLFVAYLMGIFTI
- the ctaG gene encoding cytochrome c oxidase assembly factor CtaG, yielding MEDLFDQLTFRALWTPELIVVLAVVAILYVLLTRKWYVRFEGGTKPQLKHDFMFGLALLFLYLGWGSPLYSTGHMTITLHMLQMVCAYFFSVPLMIIALPKWFLSAAYEGFGNYARMARNFMFHPIVGLIMFNALFSFYHIPVVFDFLMLRPGVHSLYEIAMFIAAWMMWWHIIAPLPKEQYLHDFRRILYIFGNGILITPACALIIFSGYPLYDTYTDMQYWASVMAYCLPANASVSSSMFGGMGFLGSLDAYSDQQLAGILMKVVQEIVYGTAIGITFKQWLQKDSHQDSGEPSISDIPENVKMGDR
- a CDS encoding ATP-binding protein; the protein is MFAIVGLFVHYFFTDSLEDQMGERVLNVAQSVAHIPELQEAFDEENPASAIQPIVEPIREDTGAEFIVVGNTDEIRYSHPLPDRIGETMVGEDNERALIHGESYVSRAVGSLGSSMRGKVPVYSDDGEIVGVVSVGFLVDDIQSIIANYTRELWFVLLITIALGVLGAVMVAHYIKKKLFDLEPEEISHLFLQKETILQSTHEGIIGVNHKGMITVMNQTAQRLFWSDNTQTESYSGKHITDVLPDTKLPEVIDSGESQYDQEMLIGNHSVYVNRIPIFHEDKIIGAVSSFRNKTEIERLSKELRRIKQYAEALRAQTHEFSNKLYTISGLLQLDQKEEAIALIQQESHEQQEWIQFLTRKVPDPMISAVLLGKLNQANELGIEMTFDPDSKLTYSISKQKKEVLVTVLGNLLENALEALKKSQMPHPQVSVFFTDLGDDLVFEIEDSGHGIPPEQSEKVFKQGYSTKEGAHRGIGLALSSQMIAEVGGSIFLEESDLGGACFVVTIPKQRLEVE
- a CDS encoding BsuPI-related putative proteinase inhibitor; its protein translation is MKVVLAFVALLFVIGCQQEEQSQGEGEEMMEEGLYMQADASETDGGIQVESTLGNGGDEPVELRFNTSQRIEIRLFEEGKPEETVYRSSQEMMYNQVIGDLTLEPGEETTFNEEIPSMYLTEGSSYEGEIQVTVAEMDDDKSPTKPSASFTVDM